A window of Phragmites australis chromosome 2, lpPhrAust1.1, whole genome shotgun sequence genomic DNA:
GCACCATATTTCCACCTGGAATCATGGCATTCATCGTCATTACCGCTCCATATTGTTATACCTTTGTCAGTGTAGCACTTAACCCTCTCATGTCCAACACATTCTTTCACACCTGCCATGTTTGAAGAGCCTGAAACTGCCTCAACAACTTCAGGGGGGATATCCTGGCCACTCCTGGATGGCACGTTGTAAATGATGGTTGGGCCCATCGGGAGGACAGCCTCGAAATGAGAGATCAATCCTTCAGTTGAAGTCTTCCCATAGTAAGGATTGATGTGGAGAGCTGCATGCATGCCGACAGCAAATCCCTGCTCTGTCGCGTGAACAGCCTCTCTGGTTGAGTTACTTCCCGTGTTGCCTATCACTTTAATCCTAGTGCCAAAGCAGTTAACGGTATGCCCAATGAGCATGATATGTTCATCCCAACTCATAAGGTGACCCTCTCCAGTTGTCCCCCCAACTATTACACCTTCAGCACCACCCTCTATCTGCATATTTATCAAAGAATCATATGCTTCAAGATCGAATCTTCCATCTGGCAAATAGGGGGTTTTGACCGCTGTAATTAATCTGAGACTTGTGATGTCACCTGTTGATGTCCTGCACCTCAGACAGAGGAAGGTCAGACCTCAGCAGCAGATAACATCTATCAGAGCACTCAAATACTTGTGTGCAAACAGTAAGATCCATGTGACTACTAAGCTGTAATATcacaaaactgaaaaaaaatagcaattgTAGTTACCAAATATTGT
This region includes:
- the LOC133908883 gene encoding 4-hydroxy-tetrahydrodipicolinate synthase, chloroplastic-like, which codes for MACRALAPQLFASSPHPIPPARPVVAVPPSYAALQATRTGKGKFSLAAITLDDYLPMRSSEVKNRTSTGDITSLRLITAVKTPYLPDGRFDLEAYDSLINMQIEGGAEGVIVGGTTGEGHLMSWDEHIMLIGHTVNCFGTRIKVIGNTGSNSTREAVHATEQGFAVGMHAALHINPYYGKTSTEGLISHFEAVLPMGPTIIYNVPSRSGQDIPPEVVEAVSGSSNMAGVKECVGHERVKCYTDKGITIWSGNDDECHDSRWKYGATGVISVASNLVPGLMHSLMYRGENAMLNEKLLPLMKWLFCQPNPIALNTALAQLGVARPVFRLPYVPLPIEKRIEFVRIVEAIGRENFVGQKEARVLDDDDFVLISRY